One stretch of Ornithinimicrobium ciconiae DNA includes these proteins:
- a CDS encoding 4'-phosphopantetheinyl transferase family protein produces the protein MVAVSVHWVPVDSRTATHFSTRVSRLERERATRFRHREDEWRSIVGAGALRAVVAQHLGVPAPQVVIERTCDWCGGPHGRPVVSGGNLHVSLSHAGRWVVIAATATGPVGVDVEDLGSAGGLPMPRDLILGPREQADDDDALMSLWVAKESYLKAIGTGLTVPLSTVSVSGSRVALLGRPSARLIRLGDRAGYRAAVCLLGRAAPRVTEIDLAVPQAD, from the coding sequence ATGGTGGCGGTGTCCGTGCACTGGGTGCCGGTCGACTCCAGGACCGCTACACACTTCAGCACCCGGGTCTCACGTCTGGAACGTGAGCGGGCCACGCGCTTTCGGCACCGTGAGGACGAGTGGCGCTCCATCGTCGGAGCGGGGGCGTTGCGGGCTGTGGTTGCTCAGCACCTGGGCGTGCCAGCCCCCCAGGTCGTGATCGAGCGCACGTGCGACTGGTGCGGAGGGCCTCACGGTCGGCCCGTGGTCAGCGGTGGGAACCTGCACGTCTCCCTCTCTCACGCAGGCCGGTGGGTGGTCATCGCCGCGACCGCGACCGGCCCGGTCGGGGTCGACGTGGAAGACCTCGGATCTGCCGGGGGCCTGCCAATGCCCCGGGACCTCATCCTGGGCCCGCGCGAGCAGGCCGACGATGATGACGCCCTGATGTCCCTCTGGGTGGCCAAGGAGTCCTACCTCAAGGCGATCGGCACCGGCCTGACCGTGCCCCTCTCCACCGTGTCCGTCAGCGGGAGCCGCGTCGCCCTCCTGGGCAGGCCGAGCGCGCGGCTCATCCGGCTGGGTGACCGTGCTGGCTACCGGGCAGCGGTCTGCCTCCTGGGGCGCGCGGCCCCACGAGTCACGGAGATCGACCTCGCTGTCCCGCAGGCAGACTAG
- a CDS encoding transferase gives MARRRKKYVEIEEVPGKPLRYWPHELGGGLVAEGAVVDPRAYVHESAYVDPGARVAPGARVSSGAWVAEDAFVGEDAVVGTNCRVGAGARLGRGARLGMRVAIGKGAQVADFVSVDTDERVPSGAVLGAAMERSAA, from the coding sequence TTGGCGAGGCGACGCAAGAAGTACGTCGAAATCGAGGAAGTGCCTGGCAAGCCGCTGCGGTACTGGCCCCACGAGTTGGGTGGGGGACTGGTTGCCGAGGGTGCCGTGGTGGACCCGAGGGCCTACGTGCACGAGTCGGCTTATGTCGACCCCGGTGCCCGTGTGGCGCCCGGTGCGCGCGTGAGTTCCGGTGCCTGGGTGGCTGAGGACGCCTTCGTCGGCGAGGACGCGGTGGTCGGCACCAACTGTCGGGTGGGTGCTGGTGCTCGGCTGGGCCGTGGAGCCCGGCTGGGCATGCGGGTCGCGATCGGCAAGGGTGCACAGGTCGCTGACTTCGTCAGCGTTGACACCGACGAGCGGGTGCCATCCGGTGCCGTGCTCGGTGCGGCGATGGAACGCAGCGCGGCCTGA
- a CDS encoding anti-sigma factor codes for MSDASLHDLAAAYALDAVDDAERAAFEAHLPTCPPCREEVASFSDVAEGLSADLSATPPPSLREQVLTQIAVTPQDNPTPGAVSDELAGRRAGRHRGAGGVRGWVLAAAVAAAVAIGAVAVTQWTQDSVDPAVVAVQEVLDAPDAVRSTESVDGARVTVVTAYSLDRSVLLTQDLAGAPPGQDYQLWFVDQDGAAVSAGLLPTGTDQFLLEGDPSDAIALGITLEPTGGSDQPTSDPLIAIPLQG; via the coding sequence ATGAGCGATGCGAGTCTGCACGACCTGGCGGCCGCCTACGCCCTGGACGCTGTCGATGACGCTGAGCGGGCCGCGTTCGAGGCGCACCTGCCGACCTGTCCGCCCTGCCGGGAGGAGGTCGCCTCGTTCAGTGACGTCGCCGAAGGGTTGAGCGCGGACCTCTCAGCCACCCCACCCCCTAGTCTGCGCGAGCAGGTCCTGACCCAGATCGCAGTCACCCCTCAGGACAACCCCACACCCGGCGCTGTGTCCGATGAGCTGGCTGGGCGGCGTGCGGGTCGTCACCGCGGTGCCGGGGGTGTGCGCGGGTGGGTCCTGGCCGCGGCTGTGGCAGCAGCGGTGGCCATCGGGGCCGTGGCGGTCACCCAGTGGACCCAGGACAGTGTGGACCCTGCTGTCGTGGCGGTGCAGGAGGTCCTCGACGCCCCCGATGCTGTCCGGTCCACCGAGTCCGTCGACGGGGCCAGGGTCACGGTCGTGACGGCATACTCCCTCGACCGGTCGGTCCTGCTGACCCAGGACCTGGCCGGTGCCCCGCCCGGACAGGACTACCAACTGTGGTTCGTCGACCAGGACGGCGCCGCGGTCTCGGCCGGGCTCCTACCGACCGGCACCGACCAGTTCCTCCTCGAGGGCGACCCCAGCGACGCCATCGCCCTCGGCATCACCCTCGAACCAACCGGCGGATCCGACCAACCCACCAGCGACCCCCTCATCGCCATCCCCCTGCAGGGGTGA
- the sigK gene encoding ECF RNA polymerase sigma factor SigK, with the protein MATDSGQDLAELVVASAAGDRVSFAALYDATAPRVFGLVVRVVRDRSQAEEVTQEVFLQVWASAGSFDPARGSALGWVLTLAHRRAVDRVRSAVAQSRRDVAYESRQSETPFDSTAESAEERMEATRVRAALTVMTPTQRSAVELAFFDGLTHQEVSQQLGVPLGTAKTRIRDGLRRMRDELGGVP; encoded by the coding sequence GTGGCGACCGATTCGGGGCAGGACCTTGCCGAGTTGGTGGTGGCCTCAGCCGCGGGCGATCGGGTGAGTTTCGCGGCGTTGTATGACGCGACCGCGCCGAGGGTCTTTGGTCTGGTGGTGCGGGTGGTGCGGGATCGTTCGCAGGCTGAGGAGGTCACGCAGGAAGTCTTCTTGCAGGTGTGGGCCTCGGCGGGGTCGTTCGATCCTGCCCGGGGCAGCGCCCTGGGGTGGGTGCTGACGCTCGCGCACCGGCGCGCGGTGGACCGGGTCCGGTCGGCGGTGGCCCAATCCAGGAGAGATGTTGCCTACGAATCACGGCAGAGCGAGACTCCTTTTGACAGCACCGCCGAGAGCGCTGAGGAACGGATGGAGGCCACGCGGGTGCGTGCTGCACTGACAGTGATGACCCCGACGCAGCGTTCGGCGGTTGAGCTGGCCTTCTTCGACGGGCTGACCCACCAGGAGGTCTCCCAACAGCTGGGCGTGCCGCTGGGCACGGCCAAGACCCGGATCAGGGACGGCCTGAGACGGATGCGTGATGAGCTGGGAGGTGTCCCATGA
- a CDS encoding class F sortase — MNSTPTGGHGRRLSLAAIGLLLALGVGMPWWALAHQVGEPPRPSSDSHAASTSGVADIAGATDSTGESVAPDSTEEGLAPDTTGEATGPGTAGEDAAPTAPDTHRAPRSAATPTPPVTLPASVPVRITIPAIGVDSPLHPLGLDAEGRLEVPSGERYGEAAWYDGSPTPGEAGPAVIEGHVTSQGSVPSVFFELGALAPGDLVDVERTDGTTATFEVYGAESFPKDSFPKTTVYGNTTGAELRLITCGGAYDAERRAHVDNVVVFARLVP; from the coding sequence ATGAACAGCACACCGACCGGGGGTCACGGACGACGCCTGTCGCTCGCGGCCATCGGGCTGCTCCTCGCCCTCGGCGTGGGCATGCCCTGGTGGGCTCTGGCCCACCAGGTCGGTGAGCCGCCACGACCCTCCTCAGACTCGCACGCCGCCAGCACCTCCGGCGTTGCCGACATCGCCGGGGCCACGGACAGCACCGGGGAGTCCGTGGCCCCGGACAGCACGGAGGAGGGGCTGGCCCCGGACACCACCGGCGAGGCCACGGGCCCGGGCACCGCCGGGGAGGACGCCGCCCCAACGGCCCCGGACACACACCGTGCCCCACGGTCGGCAGCCACCCCCACTCCCCCGGTCACGCTGCCCGCCTCGGTTCCGGTCCGGATCACCATCCCCGCGATCGGGGTGGACAGCCCCCTGCATCCGCTCGGGCTCGACGCGGAGGGACGGTTGGAGGTGCCCAGCGGAGAGCGCTACGGGGAGGCCGCCTGGTATGACGGATCACCCACCCCAGGAGAGGCGGGACCGGCGGTCATCGAGGGGCATGTCACCAGCCAGGGCTCGGTGCCCAGCGTCTTCTTCGAACTGGGGGCGCTGGCTCCCGGCGACCTCGTCGACGTCGAGCGGACGGACGGCACCACCGCCACCTTTGAAGTCTACGGGGCGGAGAGCTTCCCCAAGGACTCCTTCCCCAAGACCACGGTCTATGGCAACACCACGGGTGCGGAACTGCGTCTGATCACCTGCGGAGGGGCTTATGACGCAGAACGCCGCGCTCACGTCGACAACGTCGTGGTTTTCGCCCGACTGGTGCCGTGA
- a CDS encoding CHRD domain-containing protein, producing MRTYRTRTTPLVVLALVGLPLLGTSPASAHEGEGTELSGTLTELNDSGASGTAWGMLEGNQLHVILETQGLLDRAPHAQHVHIGGTHSCPGADVEGTGPNGELQTSDGVPSYGGVALSLTNEPGMTSGDHALDVTNFPAEGSYTYERTIEVDDATARDIAAGAGVVVVHGVDHDGSGTYDGDAKSDLDPMLPAEATNPALCGEFEVAQMTMPEDGVATGGAGTEGTEHVGLMVLGGVTLAVAGLGLAVTRRRADQRS from the coding sequence ATGCGCACCTATCGCACCCGCACCACCCCGCTCGTCGTCCTGGCCCTCGTCGGCCTCCCGCTGCTGGGCACCAGCCCGGCCTCGGCCCACGAGGGCGAAGGGACCGAGCTCTCCGGCACGCTGACCGAGCTCAACGACTCGGGAGCCTCCGGCACCGCCTGGGGCATGCTCGAGGGCAACCAGCTCCACGTCATCCTGGAGACCCAAGGCCTGCTCGACAGGGCGCCGCACGCCCAGCACGTCCACATCGGCGGCACCCACAGCTGCCCCGGCGCAGACGTCGAGGGCACAGGGCCCAACGGGGAGCTGCAGACGTCTGACGGCGTCCCCTCCTACGGCGGGGTGGCGCTGAGCCTGACCAACGAGCCTGGCATGACGTCCGGCGACCACGCCCTGGATGTGACCAACTTCCCCGCCGAGGGGAGTTACACCTACGAGCGCACCATCGAGGTCGACGACGCCACCGCCCGCGACATCGCCGCCGGCGCCGGTGTGGTCGTCGTCCACGGTGTCGACCACGACGGCAGCGGCACCTATGACGGTGACGCGAAGTCCGACCTGGACCCGATGCTGCCTGCCGAGGCCACGAACCCCGCGCTGTGCGGTGAGTTCGAGGTCGCACAGATGACGATGCCCGAGGACGGCGTCGCCACCGGTGGAGCCGGCACGGAGGGGACCGAGCACGTCGGTCTGATGGTCCTGGGCGGCGTGACGCTCGCAGTCGCCGGGCTGGGTCTGGCTGTCACCCGTCGCCGCGCAGACCAGCGCAGCTGA
- a CDS encoding PHP domain-containing protein: MTIEPVDALRRIAFLLERSRASTYRVKAYRQAADTLLAIPEAEVHERVRKGTLKQLEGIGPSTAAVIEQAAAGATPDRLADLEAEAGGPLVEGGESVRARLRGDLHSHSDWSDGGSPIQEMVATALELGHDYLALTDHSPRLTVANGLSAARLAQQLKIVDALNAAVGDDFRLLKAIEVDILDDGSLDQSEAMLDQLDIRVASVHSKLKMESTAMTRRMIAAVRQPHTNILGHCTGRLITGNRGKRAQSSFDASAVFEACVETNTAVEINSRPERTDPPDDLLTLAIETGCLFAIDTDAHAPGQLDFLAYGCERAERLGVPLDRIVNTWSLDQLLDWANAT; the protein is encoded by the coding sequence ATGACCATCGAACCGGTGGATGCCCTGCGACGGATCGCCTTCCTGCTGGAGCGCAGCCGCGCCTCCACCTATCGGGTGAAGGCCTACCGCCAGGCAGCCGACACCCTCCTGGCGATCCCCGAGGCCGAGGTCCACGAGCGGGTGCGCAAGGGCACCCTGAAGCAGCTGGAGGGCATCGGCCCGTCCACCGCCGCCGTCATCGAGCAGGCCGCGGCCGGAGCAACCCCCGATCGGCTGGCCGATCTCGAGGCCGAGGCCGGCGGACCCCTGGTGGAGGGAGGCGAGTCCGTGCGCGCCCGGCTGCGCGGAGACCTGCACAGCCACTCGGACTGGTCCGACGGAGGCTCACCGATCCAGGAGATGGTCGCCACAGCGCTGGAGCTCGGCCACGACTACCTGGCGCTGACCGACCACTCGCCACGCCTCACCGTCGCCAACGGTCTCTCAGCAGCTCGGCTGGCCCAGCAGCTGAAGATCGTCGATGCGCTCAATGCTGCTGTCGGAGACGACTTCCGGCTGCTCAAGGCCATCGAGGTCGATATCCTCGATGACGGGTCCTTGGACCAGAGCGAGGCGATGCTGGACCAGCTCGACATCCGCGTGGCTTCCGTGCACTCCAAGCTCAAGATGGAGTCCACGGCGATGACTCGACGGATGATCGCCGCGGTGCGGCAGCCGCACACCAACATCCTGGGGCACTGCACAGGACGGTTGATCACCGGCAACCGCGGCAAGCGGGCGCAGAGCAGCTTTGACGCGAGCGCGGTCTTCGAGGCCTGCGTCGAGACCAACACCGCCGTCGAGATCAACAGCCGGCCCGAGCGCACCGACCCGCCCGATGACCTGCTCACCCTGGCGATCGAGACCGGGTGCCTGTTCGCGATCGACACCGACGCGCACGCCCCCGGGCAGCTGGACTTCCTGGCCTATGGCTGCGAGCGTGCCGAGCGCCTCGGCGTCCCCCTCGACCGGATCGTGAACACCTGGTCCCTGGACCAGCTCCTGGACTGGGCCAACGCCACCTGA
- a CDS encoding GNAT family N-acetyltransferase, giving the protein MTEVQVRVASFADLTTDQLYAVLRLRVDVFVVEQACAYPELDGRDTEPGTEHLWVDVDGEVAAYVRVLEEDSHAIIGRVVTVDGHRGRGYAAQLIRVALERIGNRPTRIGAQTHLEQWYAQFGFVRSGPDYDDDGIMHLPMVR; this is encoded by the coding sequence GTGACTGAAGTCCAGGTGCGAGTCGCCTCGTTCGCCGACCTGACCACTGACCAGCTGTATGCCGTGTTGCGGCTGCGGGTGGACGTCTTCGTGGTGGAGCAGGCCTGCGCCTACCCCGAGCTGGATGGCCGGGACACCGAGCCGGGTACCGAGCACCTGTGGGTGGACGTCGACGGCGAGGTGGCTGCCTATGTGCGTGTCCTGGAGGAGGATTCGCACGCGATCATCGGCCGGGTCGTGACCGTCGACGGACACCGGGGTCGAGGGTATGCAGCGCAGTTGATCCGCGTCGCCCTGGAGCGAATCGGCAATCGCCCCACCAGAATTGGCGCCCAGACGCACCTGGAGCAGTGGTATGCCCAGTTTGGCTTCGTCCGCTCCGGCCCGGACTATGACGACGACGGGATCATGCACCTACCCATGGTGCGGTAG
- a CDS encoding DUF4097 family beta strand repeat-containing protein, translated as MTSTTRRAVLIVGSIVALLIVMALALPAVGRIVQSTVRGTHELPADLHTLVLHGEVGEISVRAAGPGEEPRAEVTVRSTLRDPEVTSEVGEGRAELVSRCQDWWWLDNCSVDWEIIVPAETELTIGNTVGDITVSDVTGALSLSGDVGDLSIVGVGSPTVSARSSVGDITLSLVSAPEEVTITSSTGDVTVTVPEDDSGYRIETDTSIGSVTNQVGSDPSQSRLIDLRTSVGDITVRRGT; from the coding sequence ATGACCTCAACAACCAGACGTGCAGTCCTCATCGTCGGCAGCATCGTGGCGCTGCTCATCGTGATGGCTCTCGCGCTGCCGGCCGTCGGCCGGATCGTCCAGAGCACCGTGCGCGGGACCCACGAGCTGCCCGCGGACCTGCACACGCTCGTCCTTCACGGGGAGGTAGGTGAGATCAGCGTCCGCGCCGCCGGCCCTGGCGAGGAGCCGAGGGCGGAGGTCACCGTCCGCTCCACCCTCAGGGATCCGGAGGTCACCTCGGAGGTGGGCGAGGGTCGCGCGGAGCTGGTCAGCAGGTGCCAGGACTGGTGGTGGCTGGACAATTGCTCGGTCGACTGGGAGATCATCGTGCCCGCCGAGACCGAGCTGACGATCGGCAACACCGTCGGGGACATCACCGTCAGCGACGTGACCGGGGCGCTGTCCCTGAGCGGAGACGTCGGGGACCTCTCCATCGTCGGGGTCGGGAGCCCTACGGTCAGTGCCCGCAGCAGCGTCGGAGACATCACCCTCAGCCTGGTCAGCGCGCCCGAGGAGGTCACCATCACCTCCTCGACCGGTGACGTCACCGTCACGGTGCCCGAGGACGACTCCGGGTATCGCATCGAGACCGACACCTCGATCGGGAGCGTCACCAACCAGGTCGGATCAGATCCCTCGCAGAGTCGGCTGATAGACCTGCGGACCTCGGTCGGCGACATCACGGTGCGCCGCGGCACATAA
- a CDS encoding response regulator transcription factor: MTTPTKVVLAEDSALLREGLVRLIREGGFEVVEACHDADSFLDAVGRHRPGLVVVDVRMPPTFTSEGIVAALQVRTRYPDTAVLVLSQYVEEQYATELVASRAGGVGYLLKDRVADTAEFIAALREVTGGGTVLDPEVVLQLLSRARNTDPLGRLTPREREVLGLMAEGRTNAAIAAALFIGEGAVEKNVSSIFSKLDLPPTDQDHRRVLAVLRWLDHGTTRSES; the protein is encoded by the coding sequence ATGACGACGCCCACCAAGGTTGTGCTCGCCGAGGACTCGGCGCTGCTCCGTGAGGGTCTGGTCCGGCTGATCCGCGAGGGCGGGTTCGAGGTGGTCGAGGCCTGCCACGACGCCGACTCCTTCCTGGACGCGGTCGGGCGCCATCGCCCGGGACTGGTCGTGGTCGACGTGCGGATGCCGCCGACCTTCACCTCCGAGGGGATCGTGGCCGCCCTGCAGGTCCGCACGCGCTACCCCGACACGGCGGTGCTCGTGCTCAGCCAGTATGTCGAGGAGCAGTACGCGACCGAACTGGTCGCCAGCCGCGCCGGTGGTGTCGGCTATCTGCTCAAGGACCGGGTCGCCGACACCGCCGAGTTCATCGCAGCCCTGCGGGAGGTCACTGGTGGCGGGACCGTCCTGGACCCCGAGGTCGTCCTCCAGCTGCTCTCCCGGGCCCGCAACACCGATCCCCTGGGTCGGTTGACCCCACGCGAGCGGGAGGTGCTCGGCCTGATGGCCGAGGGACGCACCAACGCCGCGATCGCCGCTGCCCTGTTCATCGGCGAGGGCGCGGTGGAGAAGAACGTCTCGTCCATCTTCAGCAAGCTCGACCTGCCCCCGACAGATCAGGATCACCGCCGGGTGCTGGCCGTCCTGCGGTGGCTCGATCACGGCACGACCAGGAGTGAGTCATGA
- a CDS encoding sensor histidine kinase, whose translation MSTSTTPRRSLLRHWLSGWSHAAFLVLNLLTGLVAVVLVVLIIVGAVGIIAAGSGLLLLVPALWVTWLFGRAELGRIEAFTGRRITPRRASGEPRWLTVLGFGEEHRRAAAYTGLHALWGLLTGALVATLLSGVMAVLALPLYVGRLPGEGTRIFGVVPVASGGSGQALLWVLALVALLVTPFLARLVSQVDVQLARTLLGQDAEVEIAHLSERVETLTTSRTETIDSVEAERRRIERDLHDGPQQRLVAIAMDLGMARARLAHDPAGAQELLDKAHQASKEAIVEMRHVARGITPPILADRGLDAAVSALAARSAVPVTVSVSGVGRLDPTTEAIAYYCVSELLTNVAKHSGAASARIRLGRNEALTPPALVIEVEDDGVGGADPRRGTGLVGLRQRVNSVDGTIAVDSPRGGPTRVVIHLPARPVPTQQDRYLPSPAQPAQPAPAQTATQSSPTQTSPTQSSPTQNED comes from the coding sequence ATGTCCACCTCCACGACACCGCGACGCAGCCTGCTCCGGCACTGGCTCAGCGGTTGGTCCCACGCCGCCTTCCTGGTGCTCAACCTGCTCACCGGTCTGGTGGCCGTGGTCCTCGTCGTGCTCATCATCGTGGGCGCGGTCGGGATCATCGCCGCCGGCTCCGGCCTCCTGCTGCTCGTGCCCGCACTCTGGGTCACGTGGTTGTTCGGGCGGGCCGAGCTGGGCCGCATCGAGGCCTTCACCGGCCGCCGCATCACCCCACGGCGGGCCTCGGGCGAGCCTCGCTGGCTCACCGTCCTCGGGTTCGGCGAGGAGCACCGGCGCGCTGCGGCATACACCGGGTTGCACGCCCTGTGGGGGTTGCTCACCGGTGCCCTCGTCGCCACCCTGCTCTCCGGGGTCATGGCGGTCCTGGCCCTGCCGCTGTATGTCGGACGCCTCCCGGGCGAGGGCACACGCATCTTTGGGGTGGTCCCCGTGGCGTCCGGAGGCAGTGGGCAGGCGCTCCTCTGGGTGCTCGCGCTGGTCGCTCTGCTGGTCACCCCCTTCCTGGCGCGACTGGTGAGCCAGGTCGACGTGCAGCTGGCGCGGACCCTGCTCGGGCAGGACGCCGAGGTGGAGATCGCCCACCTCTCCGAGCGCGTGGAGACCCTGACGACCTCACGCACCGAGACGATCGACTCGGTCGAGGCCGAGCGGCGCCGGATCGAGCGCGACCTGCACGACGGCCCCCAGCAGCGCCTGGTGGCGATCGCGATGGACCTGGGCATGGCCCGGGCCCGGCTGGCACACGACCCCGCCGGTGCCCAAGAACTGCTGGACAAGGCCCACCAGGCCTCCAAGGAGGCGATTGTCGAGATGCGTCACGTGGCGCGCGGCATCACTCCCCCGATCCTGGCGGATCGCGGCCTGGACGCTGCCGTCTCGGCCCTGGCCGCCCGTTCCGCGGTGCCGGTGACCGTCTCGGTCAGCGGCGTCGGCCGGTTGGATCCGACGACGGAGGCGATCGCCTACTACTGCGTCTCCGAGCTGCTCACCAACGTCGCCAAGCACTCCGGGGCGGCCAGTGCGCGGATCCGGCTGGGCCGCAACGAGGCCCTGACCCCGCCCGCCCTGGTCATCGAGGTCGAGGACGACGGCGTCGGAGGTGCCGATCCCCGCCGCGGGACCGGTCTGGTCGGCCTGCGCCAACGGGTGAACTCGGTGGACGGCACGATCGCGGTGGACTCACCGCGCGGCGGTCCCACCCGGGTCGTTATCCATCTGCCGGCGCGTCCGGTCCCGACGCAGCAGGACCGCTATCTGCCGAGCCCTGCGCAGCCTGCGCAACCTGCGCCCGCCCAGACCGCCACGCAGAGCTCCCCCACCCAGACCTCCCCCACCCAGAGCTCCCCCACCCAGAACGAGGACTGA
- a CDS encoding MMPL family transporter, translating into MIQNQTETSRRHGAPIDPAEDVGTTQARALERVGSVPESVHRPDLPRSPLALWCAQHRWVVLGTSLLLVLGSIGLLAAVGITTTGANDQLVGDSAEAYDILDGADFGDVPTEFVIVTDPEGPIAPDRAAELGSELVTTYETVPGVIDVGDVFPGQDGSIVLPLEFATDEEGVALEIDGSLRATDELAAAHSDLTISQFGQTSLDQEMNATVGEDFQRAELFAIPATLIILLLAFGAVVAAGVPLVIGLGSVAAALGLTALVSTWLPVDQNSQAIVLLIGLAVGVDYALLILRRAREERRAGASVLDSIGIAGATAGRAVLISGLTVVIAMSGMLVAGGMFTSLGLGAMLVVGVAVIAAVTVLPALMGLLGDKIDALRLPFTRRREARRGSEETFWGHLAGIVTRHPLAALLVVGGLLVALAAPALGMKTAIGNVEALPQDLKSVQAYHQFNAAAPAQSDSLQVVVRAPADSADEVEAALLGTTPDAEGIEHVSGAAGEVVRSTDSTVTTWDLGLDVTPSDDEMTTTVEQVRDELLPQVRAELADVPGADVHLGGQAAVADLTTWMDERLPWVVGFVLVLSLLVMLVSFGSPALAAATVGLNLLSVGAAYGALVVVFGGTWAEGLLDFTSTGAIASWLPMMLFVLLFGLSMDYHIFVTSRVREAFDAGASPRRAVRQGVARSAGVVTAAAAVMVGVFSIFGTLSMLEMKQLGVGLAVAVLIDATIVRGVLLPAVLTLLGERAHTGPSWLPRLHH; encoded by the coding sequence ATGATCCAGAACCAGACCGAGACTTCGCGGCGTCACGGGGCGCCGATCGACCCTGCCGAGGACGTGGGGACCACGCAGGCACGAGCGCTCGAGCGGGTCGGGAGCGTGCCCGAGTCCGTCCACCGGCCTGATCTGCCGCGCAGCCCGCTGGCGCTGTGGTGCGCCCAACACCGGTGGGTCGTGCTGGGCACCTCGCTGCTCCTGGTGCTCGGCAGCATCGGGCTGCTGGCGGCGGTCGGCATCACGACCACGGGCGCCAACGATCAGCTGGTCGGCGACTCGGCCGAGGCCTACGACATCCTGGACGGCGCCGACTTCGGAGACGTTCCGACCGAGTTCGTCATCGTCACCGACCCGGAGGGTCCGATCGCGCCGGACCGTGCCGCGGAGCTGGGTTCCGAGCTGGTCACCACCTATGAGACCGTCCCCGGTGTCATCGACGTGGGAGATGTCTTCCCGGGCCAGGACGGCAGCATCGTGCTGCCCCTGGAGTTTGCCACCGACGAGGAGGGCGTCGCGCTCGAGATCGACGGCTCACTCCGGGCGACCGATGAGCTCGCGGCCGCGCACAGCGACCTGACGATCTCCCAGTTCGGGCAGACGTCCCTGGACCAGGAGATGAATGCCACGGTCGGTGAGGACTTCCAACGGGCCGAGCTGTTTGCGATCCCCGCGACCCTGATCATCCTGCTGCTCGCCTTCGGTGCCGTCGTGGCGGCCGGCGTGCCGCTGGTGATCGGACTGGGCAGCGTCGCCGCAGCCCTGGGTCTGACGGCGCTCGTGTCCACCTGGCTGCCGGTCGACCAGAACAGTCAGGCCATCGTGCTGCTGATCGGCCTGGCCGTGGGTGTCGACTACGCCCTGCTGATCCTGCGGCGTGCCCGTGAGGAACGGCGTGCCGGTGCCTCCGTGCTGGACTCGATCGGCATCGCGGGGGCCACCGCCGGTCGTGCCGTGCTGATCTCCGGCCTCACCGTGGTCATCGCGATGTCGGGGATGCTCGTGGCCGGCGGGATGTTCACCTCGCTCGGGCTCGGCGCCATGCTGGTCGTCGGTGTGGCCGTGATCGCCGCCGTGACTGTGCTGCCCGCGCTGATGGGTCTGCTCGGCGACAAGATCGACGCGCTGCGACTGCCGTTCACCCGTCGGCGGGAGGCCAGGCGTGGCTCGGAGGAGACCTTCTGGGGCCACCTCGCCGGCATCGTGACCCGACACCCCCTTGCGGCCCTGCTCGTCGTGGGTGGACTGCTGGTGGCGCTGGCCGCCCCGGCCCTGGGCATGAAGACCGCCATCGGCAACGTTGAGGCCCTGCCGCAGGACCTCAAGAGCGTGCAGGCTTACCACCAGTTCAACGCCGCCGCCCCTGCTCAGTCCGACTCCCTGCAGGTCGTGGTGCGGGCCCCGGCGGACTCCGCGGACGAGGTCGAGGCCGCACTGCTGGGCACGACGCCCGACGCGGAGGGCATCGAGCACGTCTCCGGTGCCGCAGGTGAGGTTGTGCGGTCCACGGACAGTACGGTCACCACCTGGGACCTCGGGCTCGACGTCACCCCGAGCGACGACGAGATGACGACGACCGTCGAGCAGGTCCGAGATGAACTGCTCCCGCAGGTGCGGGCCGAGCTGGCTGACGTGCCCGGCGCCGACGTGCACCTGGGCGGGCAGGCAGCGGTGGCCGACCTGACGACCTGGATGGACGAGCGACTGCCCTGGGTTGTCGGCTTCGTGCTGGTCCTGTCCTTGCTGGTGATGCTGGTGTCCTTCGGGTCTCCGGCGCTGGCGGCTGCGACCGTGGGGCTGAACCTGCTGTCGGTGGGCGCCGCCTACGGTGCGCTGGTCGTCGTCTTCGGTGGCACCTGGGCCGAGGGGCTGCTCGACTTCACCTCGACGGGGGCCATCGCCTCCTGGCTGCCGATGATGCTGTTCGTCCTGCTCTTCGGGCTGTCGATGGACTATCACATCTTCGTCACCAGCCGGGTGCGCGAGGCCTTCGACGCTGGGGCGTCACCGCGGCGGGCGGTCCGCCAGGGGGTGGCCCGCTCGGCCGGTGTGGTCACCGCAGCCGCGGCCGTCATGGTCGGGGTGTTCTCGATCTTCGGGACGCTGTCGATGCTGGAGATGAAGCAGCTCGGCGTGGGCCTGGCCGTCGCGGTGCTGATCGATGCCACGATCGTGCGCGGGGTGCTGCTCCCGGCGGTCCTGACCCTGCTCGGCGAGCGAGCCCACACCGGTCCCTCCTGGCTGCCGCGCCTCCACCACTGA